One Flavobacteriales bacterium DNA segment encodes these proteins:
- a CDS encoding CTP synthase — protein MSKSAKYIFVTGGVASSLGKGIISASLAKLLQARGYSVTIQKLDPYLNIDPGTLNPYEHGECYVTEDGAETDLDLGHYERFLNVPTSQANNVTTGRIYQSVISKERKGEYLGKTVQVIPHITNEIKEHIQILGNEGAYDFVITEIGGTVGDIESLPFIEAIRQLKWEQHEEVLFIHLTLIPYLAASEELKTKPTQHSVKTLLEYGVQPDILVCRTEHALNKDIRTKIARFCNVELSSVIESIDADTIYDVPLLMQEEKLDEVVLKHLKMPPNSTTDLSKWKEFLHHHKNPKQEIEIGLVGKYVELKDSYKSISEAFIHAGAAKECKVNLKWIASDDLTAENIEDELKGLSGILVAPGFGTRGIEGKIQAVKYAREHKIPFLGICLGMQCAVIEFARNVLKLEDAHTVEIKKSALNPVIAMMEEQKNISDMGGTMRLGAYPCTIKEHTTAFNVYQTTEISERHRHRFEFNNKYLKDFESNGMKASGINPENNLVEIVEITNHPWFVGVQFHPEYKSTVINPHPLFLSFVSAAVNH, from the coding sequence ATGTCAAAATCAGCGAAGTATATTTTTGTAACCGGAGGGGTTGCATCTTCATTAGGTAAAGGAATTATATCGGCTTCATTAGCTAAGCTTCTACAAGCGAGAGGCTATTCTGTTACCATTCAAAAATTAGATCCTTACTTAAATATTGATCCAGGTACTCTAAACCCTTATGAGCATGGTGAATGCTATGTCACTGAAGATGGTGCAGAAACTGATTTAGATTTAGGACATTACGAGCGTTTTTTAAATGTTCCTACATCTCAAGCTAACAATGTTACTACTGGTCGTATCTATCAATCAGTAATTTCTAAAGAGCGTAAAGGTGAATATTTAGGAAAAACGGTTCAGGTGATCCCACACATTACCAATGAGATAAAGGAACATATCCAAATTCTTGGAAACGAGGGGGCTTATGATTTTGTCATCACTGAAATTGGAGGTACTGTTGGAGATATTGAATCTTTACCATTTATAGAAGCTATTCGACAATTAAAATGGGAACAACATGAAGAAGTTTTATTTATCCATTTAACGCTTATTCCTTATTTAGCAGCTTCTGAAGAGCTAAAAACAAAACCTACTCAGCACTCTGTTAAAACATTGTTAGAATATGGTGTGCAACCAGACATTTTAGTTTGTAGAACAGAACACGCACTAAATAAAGATATTAGAACCAAAATTGCTCGTTTTTGTAACGTTGAATTATCTTCTGTAATAGAATCTATTGATGCTGATACAATTTATGATGTTCCACTCTTAATGCAAGAAGAGAAATTAGACGAGGTTGTTTTAAAGCATTTAAAAATGCCACCTAATTCAACAACTGACTTGAGTAAATGGAAAGAGTTTTTACATCACCATAAAAACCCTAAACAAGAAATTGAGATTGGACTTGTTGGTAAGTATGTAGAGTTAAAAGATTCTTACAAATCAATTTCTGAAGCTTTTATTCATGCTGGAGCAGCTAAAGAATGTAAAGTTAATTTGAAATGGATTGCATCTGATGATTTAACTGCTGAAAATATAGAAGATGAATTAAAAGGGTTATCTGGTATACTTGTAGCACCTGGTTTTGGAACAAGAGGTATTGAGGGGAAAATACAAGCGGTTAAATATGCTAGAGAGCATAAGATTCCTTTCTTAGGTATTTGTCTAGGAATGCAATGCGCTGTGATAGAATTTGCTCGAAATGTTCTTAAGCTGGAAGATGCCCACACCGTTGAGATAAAAAAATCGGCATTAAATCCTGTAATAGCGATGATGGAAGAACAAAAGAACATCAGTGATATGGGAGGTACCATGCGCTTGGGAGCTTACCCTTGTACAATTAAAGAACATACAACGGCTTTTAACGTTTACCAGACAACAGAAATATCAGAAAGACATCGTCACCGTTTTGAGTTTAACAATAAATACCTAAAAGACTTTGAGTCAAATGGGATGAAAGCTAGTGGGATTAACCCTGAAAACAACTTAGTTGAAATAGTTGAAATCACTAATCATCCTTGGTTTGTTGGCGTTCAATTCCACCCAGAATATAAAAGTACTGTAATTAATCCCCATCCTTTATTTTTGAGTTTTGTAAGCGCTGCTGTCAATCATTAA
- a CDS encoding hotdog fold thioesterase has product MEKEATKPEIVINNLLKEDWFSDWLGIEVLAIREGYCKIQMEVRKEMLNGFGITHGGITYSLGDTCLALASNSYGRQSLSVETSISHTKSTNVGDTLIAEAEELSLTNRIGIYSITITNQNNEKVAFFRGSVYRTSKEWK; this is encoded by the coding sequence ATGGAAAAAGAAGCTACTAAACCTGAAATCGTTATCAACAACCTTTTAAAAGAAGATTGGTTTAGTGATTGGTTAGGAATTGAAGTACTAGCGATTAGAGAAGGGTATTGTAAAATTCAAATGGAAGTACGAAAAGAAATGCTCAATGGCTTTGGAATTACTCATGGAGGAATTACCTATTCTCTAGGAGATACTTGTTTAGCTTTGGCCTCAAATTCTTATGGAAGGCAATCGTTATCCGTTGAAACTTCGATCTCTCATACTAAATCTACCAATGTGGGAGACACATTAATTGCTGAAGCTGAAGAACTGAGCTTAACCAACAGAATAGGTATTTATAGTATAACCATTACGAATCAGAACAATGAAAAAGTAGCTTTCTTTAGAGGTTCTGTATATCGCACATCAAAAGAGTGGAAGTAA
- a CDS encoding GYDIA family GHMP kinase — MEVKSYRSNGKLMLTGEYLALDNALVLTLPTQFGQSLSVQTQKGNGGIEWTSYSNEQEVWFKGTFQLSEGKLTTHSDNAIAQNLNRILNAALQLHPTQLSIDFDYIVKTTLEFPQNWGLGSSSTLINNIAQWFSINPFTLHFSVFNGSGYDIASAQNNLPVTYLINNQNPRVTTVNFIPPYKEQLYFIHLNQKQSSYNEIKKYLQNKDPKTINKAVKDISLITHQIITTPTLAEFEELITQHEVILSKVLGVPTITEQLFSDYKDGVIKSLGAWGGDFILVTGNDTSISYFKERGYSTILKYSDMIL; from the coding sequence GTGGAAGTAAAATCGTATAGAAGCAATGGAAAATTAATGCTTACGGGCGAATATTTAGCGCTCGATAATGCATTGGTTCTGACGTTACCTACTCAATTTGGGCAATCTCTTTCTGTTCAAACCCAAAAAGGTAATGGAGGTATAGAATGGACCAGCTATTCTAATGAACAAGAAGTTTGGTTCAAAGGCACATTTCAACTCAGTGAAGGAAAGCTAACAACTCATTCTGATAATGCTATAGCTCAAAATCTTAACCGGATTCTAAATGCAGCATTACAACTTCATCCAACTCAACTATCAATTGACTTTGATTACATTGTTAAAACAACATTAGAATTTCCTCAAAATTGGGGATTAGGAAGTAGTTCCACATTAATTAACAACATTGCTCAATGGTTTTCAATTAATCCTTTTACACTCCACTTTAGTGTTTTTAATGGCAGCGGTTATGATATTGCATCTGCTCAAAACAATTTACCAGTAACCTATTTGATTAACAATCAAAATCCACGAGTTACAACTGTTAACTTTATACCACCCTATAAAGAACAGCTTTACTTTATTCACCTTAATCAAAAGCAAAGTAGTTATAACGAAATAAAAAAGTACCTTCAAAATAAAGATCCGAAAACGATCAATAAGGCAGTAAAAGACATCAGCTTAATAACCCATCAAATTATTACTACTCCAACACTTGCCGAGTTTGAAGAGCTCATTACACAACATGAAGTAATTTTATCAAAAGTTTTAGGAGTTCCCACTATTACAGAGCAGCTTTTTAGTGATTATAAAGATGGAGTTATCAAATCATTAGGAGCTTGGGGAGGTGATTTTATCCTTGTTACTGGAAATGATACATCAATTAGTTATTTTAAAGAAAGAGGCTACTCAACGATTCTTAAGTATTCAGATATGATTTTATAA
- a CDS encoding energy transducer TonB produces the protein MELKKSKTANLESKRPTLLLVGLIFAFGITLESFEWLKSDVRIQPISALGDEDLFEPINEVMVVKPAPKSSSSANRQRMAKKGPVVVTPEPTPPITPKPNPTPDPNPNPNPKTGFDIDNELPDFEGDDKDIVLVDPTLPFAAVEEKPEFIGGPQAMMKFISKNVHYPSICRDNGVQGRVFISFIIDEDGNVTNVELEKGKNKHLDKEAIRVIKKMPKWKPGKQRGKTVKVKYTIPVNYKLRN, from the coding sequence ATGGAATTAAAAAAAAGTAAAACAGCAAACTTGGAATCTAAACGTCCAACGTTACTATTAGTTGGGCTTATTTTCGCCTTTGGAATTACACTAGAATCTTTTGAATGGTTAAAAAGTGATGTTCGAATACAACCTATTAGTGCTTTAGGAGATGAGGACTTATTTGAGCCTATTAATGAAGTAATGGTTGTGAAACCAGCACCTAAAAGTAGCTCATCTGCAAACCGTCAGCGCATGGCTAAAAAAGGACCTGTTGTTGTTACACCAGAACCTACCCCTCCTATTACTCCCAAACCTAATCCTACGCCAGACCCCAACCCTAACCCAAATCCAAAAACTGGTTTTGATATTGATAATGAATTACCTGACTTTGAAGGTGATGATAAGGATATTGTACTTGTAGACCCAACACTTCCTTTTGCTGCTGTTGAGGAAAAGCCAGAGTTTATTGGAGGACCTCAAGCCATGATGAAATTTATTTCAAAAAATGTTCACTACCCATCCATTTGTAGAGATAATGGTGTTCAAGGAAGAGTCTTTATCAGTTTTATCATTGACGAAGATGGAAATGTTACTAATGTAGAATTAGAAAAAGGAAAAAATAAACATTTGGATAAAGAAGCTATTCGAGTGATAAAGAAAATGCCAAAATGGAAACCTGGTAAACAAAGAGGAAAAACGGTTAAAGTAAAATATACAATTCCTGTAAACTATAAATTGAGAAATTAA
- the pckA gene encoding phosphoenolpyruvate carboxykinase (ATP) translates to MNEFGIKPTTANLPELGLGNVANAFWNLTPAELVEESILRGHGALADSGALAIDTGEFTGRSPKDRFIVADSKTEDAVWWGDINIKMTPEHFDNLLAKATAYLQNRDIFVRDAYACADKNHQLNIRVINEYPWSNQFASNMFLRPTQEELNDFNPEWTIINAPGFYANPETDGTRQHNFAAINFTKKMIVIGGTGYTGEIKKGIFSVLNFILPHERNVLSMHCSSNVGKDGDTAVFFGLSGTGKTTLSADPNRKLIGDDEHGWADGTVFNFEGGCYAKCIDLSAEKEPQIWDAIKFGAILENINFLENTSTVDFHDKSKTENTRVSYPIHHIDNIQEGSIGTTPKNIFFLTADAFGVLPPISKLTKGQAMYHFISGYTAKVAGTEAGITEPVTAFSACFGAPFLPLHPTKYAEMLGQKMTENNVNIWLINTGWTGGAYGTGKRMSLKYTRAMITAALEGELDHVAYTNHEIFGLAMPTTCPNVPDEVLSPKNTWEDKDAYDVKANNLAEQFIKNFEQFADNANEEIMAAAPVVKASV, encoded by the coding sequence ATGAATGAATTTGGAATAAAACCAACAACAGCTAATTTACCAGAGCTAGGGTTGGGTAATGTAGCCAATGCATTTTGGAATTTAACTCCTGCTGAACTTGTTGAAGAATCTATTTTAAGAGGTCATGGAGCCTTAGCTGACTCTGGAGCTTTAGCAATTGACACAGGTGAATTCACAGGAAGATCTCCTAAAGATCGTTTTATTGTTGCTGACAGCAAAACTGAAGATGCGGTATGGTGGGGAGATATCAACATTAAAATGACTCCTGAACACTTTGACAACCTATTGGCGAAAGCTACTGCATATTTACAAAATAGAGATATTTTTGTTAGAGATGCTTATGCTTGTGCTGATAAAAATCACCAATTAAACATCAGAGTTATTAATGAATATCCTTGGTCTAATCAGTTTGCTTCAAACATGTTTTTAAGACCAACTCAAGAGGAGTTAAACGATTTCAATCCAGAATGGACGATCATTAATGCCCCTGGTTTTTATGCCAACCCAGAAACAGATGGAACTCGCCAGCACAACTTTGCTGCCATTAACTTTACCAAAAAGATGATTGTTATTGGAGGTACTGGATATACTGGAGAGATTAAGAAAGGAATTTTCTCTGTATTAAACTTTATTTTACCTCACGAAAGAAATGTATTGTCAATGCACTGTTCTTCTAACGTAGGTAAAGACGGTGATACTGCTGTATTCTTTGGGTTATCAGGTACTGGAAAAACAACGTTATCGGCTGATCCAAACCGTAAATTAATTGGAGATGATGAGCACGGATGGGCAGATGGTACTGTGTTTAACTTCGAAGGAGGGTGTTATGCTAAATGTATTGATTTAAGTGCTGAAAAAGAACCTCAAATATGGGATGCCATTAAATTTGGTGCTATTTTAGAGAATATCAACTTTTTAGAAAACACTTCTACTGTTGATTTTCACGATAAATCAAAAACAGAAAATACACGTGTCAGCTACCCAATTCACCATATTGATAATATACAAGAAGGTAGCATAGGAACTACACCTAAAAATATTTTCTTCTTAACTGCTGATGCTTTTGGAGTATTACCTCCAATCTCTAAGTTAACAAAAGGGCAAGCAATGTATCACTTTATTTCGGGGTACACTGCAAAAGTTGCGGGAACTGAAGCTGGAATTACTGAACCAGTAACGGCATTCTCTGCTTGTTTTGGAGCTCCTTTCTTACCTTTACACCCAACTAAATATGCAGAAATGTTAGGTCAAAAAATGACTGAAAACAATGTTAACATTTGGCTAATTAACACTGGTTGGACAGGTGGTGCTTATGGTACAGGAAAACGTATGAGTTTAAAATACACTAGAGCTATGATTACAGCTGCTCTTGAAGGTGAATTAGACCATGTTGCTTACACCAACCACGAAATATTTGGTTTGGCAATGCCTACAACATGTCCAAATGTACCAGATGAAGTTTTAAGTCCTAAAAACACATGGGAAGATAAAGATGCTTACGATGTTAAAGCGAATAATTTAGCTGAACAATTTATCAAAAACTTTGAGCAGTTTGCAGATAACGCTAATGAAGAAATCATGGCGGCAGCTCCAGTTGTTAAGGCTTCAGTTTAA
- the trmD gene encoding tRNA (guanosine(37)-N1)-methyltransferase TrmD: MRIDIISAVPSLLESPFADSILQRAQTKGLVTVKIHDLRDYTTNKHRKIDDYAFGGGAGMVMTIQPIADCIKQLQSERTYDEVIYMTPDGERLTQTISNQMSSLENIIILCGHYKGVDQRVRDLFITKEITIGDYVLSGGELAAAVLADSIIRLIPGVLNDETSALTDSFQDDLLAPPVYTRPADYEGHKVPEILLSGDPNKVENWRMEQAEKRTKERRPDIIKKDLS; this comes from the coding sequence ATGAGAATAGACATTATTTCTGCTGTACCATCGCTTTTAGAAAGTCCTTTTGCGGATTCTATTTTACAACGTGCTCAAACCAAAGGATTGGTTACGGTTAAAATTCATGATTTAAGGGACTATACCACCAATAAACATCGTAAGATTGATGATTATGCCTTTGGAGGTGGGGCTGGAATGGTGATGACTATTCAACCGATAGCAGATTGTATCAAACAACTGCAATCGGAAAGAACTTATGATGAAGTGATATACATGACTCCTGATGGAGAACGACTAACTCAAACCATTAGTAATCAAATGTCATCCTTAGAAAACATTATTATTCTCTGCGGACATTATAAGGGCGTGGATCAACGTGTTAGAGACTTATTTATAACTAAAGAAATAACTATTGGCGACTATGTATTATCTGGTGGAGAGTTGGCTGCTGCGGTTTTAGCTGATAGTATTATTCGATTAATCCCTGGAGTTTTAAATGATGAAACTTCTGCCTTAACGGATTCTTTCCAAGACGATTTATTAGCCCCTCCTGTCTACACTCGTCCAGCAGATTATGAGGGACATAAAGTTCCTGAGATTTTATTGAGTGGAGATCCTAACAAAGTGGAAAACTGGCGAATGGAACAAGCTGAAAAAAGGACAAAAGAAAGGCGTCCAGACATCATCAAGAAAGATTTATCGTAA